From the genome of Cryptococcus neoformans var. neoformans B-3501A chromosome 1, whole genome shotgun sequence, one region includes:
- a CDS encoding hypothetical protein (HMMPfam hit to WD40, WD domain, G-beta repeat, score: 129.8, E(): 6.4e-36) yields the protein MRPKVLEIAWHETQAVYSCDFQPLPLPQLKRLLAASTTSESEEDRDRIEKGSSSAATAAGGRQYRLATAGGDSKVRIWMVYPNIPSIPPSTYAALTGQEYTPHPPRVEYLATLSKHTAPVNVVRFSPSGQILASAGDDGNVILWVPSDRPSVTFGETSDDLPDKEHWRLQKMLQVTTKHVYDLSWSPDGEYLIAGSTDNTATIWKAATGECVFALREHLHNVQGVAWDPLNEYIATQSSDRAVHVNTFTTRNGIPDVHPVSRSTRMEIRHSRTPSISSASRPSMVRRGSTTSEAGSVITTASDFPEAALPPHAPVLAGVSASATPATPSASVPSTPQVAPAPMNPPATSNRPCSRRSSFSGSQAAASPALSAAAFSHLARSARSPSPIPPLPAIRAPPASTINQRLYGEEGATRFFRRLTFSPDGSLLLTPAGQIEDQVYKGSPLLTAKNISQDTSDPLSSSVPRPKNVETGKPTAYIYSRANLSRPPIAHLPGHKTSSVAIRFSPVFYDLRQNGQLSAEPKHVTFDKNDTQPVHVSLNMPPPPAPSGSREKEKEKEGDKVLGSVFALPYRLLYAVACQDSVLLYDTQQAGPIAIFKGLHYAGFTDVAWSPDGQCLFLSSADGYCSIVIFDLGELGTVHPTQQHHRQLQAIAQSHNNGISTPLPPSLTHRDSIHSSHSQSGASATGHSPAVSHVARQSPAPGVARSDREGSTASSVVGASGSVSASLLSVSNVGGGAKAPPSSASSVTVTDQVLPTPTPSDTEGPSAAGVDLGIAVSQEEDAKKREGAGETTQAEAPKKKRRVALTHLGSEQ from the exons ATGAGACCCAAGGTCCTTGAGATCGC CTGGCACGAAACACAGGCGGTTTACTCGTGCGATTTCCAGCCGCTCCCGCTCCCCCAGTTGAAACGTCTCTTGGCTGCGTCCACAACCAGCGAGAGCGAAGAGGACAGGGACAGGATCGAAAAGGGCAGCTCTTCGGCAGCTACTGCAGCTGGAGGAAGGCAGTACAGGCTGGCAACTGCCGGTGGTGATTCCAAAGTGCGG ATATGGATGGTTTACCCCAAtatcccttccatcccccCGTCCACCTACGCCGCCCTCACAGGACAAGAATATACACCACACCCACCACGAGTGGAATACCTTGCGACGTTGTCGAAACACACTGCTCCGGTTAACGTCGTCAGGTTCAGTCCCAGCGGACAGATACTTGCTTCGGCtggtgatg ACGGAAACGTTATCCTCTGGGTGCCCAGCGATAGACCAAGCGTGACTTTTGGAGAGACTTCAGATGATTTGCCCGACAAGGAGCATTGGAGATTACAAAAGATGCTTCA GGTGACCACAAAGCATGTATACGACTTGTCATGGTCTCCTGATGGAGAGTATCTCATCGCCGGGTCGACCGATAACACCGCGACAATATGGAAGGCTGCCACCG GCGAATGTGTGTTTGCACTTCGAGAACATTTGCACAACGTGCAAGGTGTCGCTTGGGACCCTCTGAACGAATACATTGCTACTCAAAGCAGTGACCGTGCGGTACACGTCAATACGTTTACCACTCGTAACGGTATTCCCGATGTCCACCCTGTCTCTCGTTCAACACGGATGGAGATCCGTCACTCCCGAaccccttccatctcctcggCGTCTAGACCCAGTATGGTTCGTAGAGGATCCACTACTTCCGAAGCTGGTTCAGTGATTACTACCGCCTCTGATTTTCCCGAGGCTGCTTTGCCTCCTCATGCCCCAGTTTTGGCCGGTGTAAGTGCCAGCGCTACCCCAGCTACACCTTCAGCATCTGTGCCCTCCACCCCTCAGGTTGCTCCCGCCCCGATGAACCCTCCAGCCACTTCCAACCGTCCTTGTTCCAGAcgttcttccttttccgGATCACAAGCTGCCGCTTCCCCAGCTCTCAGCGCTGCAGCTTTCAGTCACCTCGCACGCAGTGCCCGGTCACCTTCTCCTATCCCCCCTTTACCCGCCATCCGTGCACCTCCAGCCTCGACAATCAATCAACGTCTTTATGGTGAAGAGGGTGCGACGAGATTCTTTAGGCGACTGACATTCTCTCCTGATGGCTCTTTGCTACTCACTCCTGCCGGGCAAATTGAGGATCAAGTGTACAAGGGATCTCCCCTGCTTACCGCTAAGAATATCTCCCAGGATACATCCGACCCATTATCATCGTCTGTCCCACGGCCGAAAAACGTTGAGACGGGCAAGCCGACAGCATACATCTACTCTCGCGCCAACCTTTCTCGACCGCCGATTGCCCATTTACCGGGCCATAAAACTTCTAGTGTTGCTATTCGCTTCTCCCCCGTGTTTTATGACCTCCGCCAGAACGGACAATTATCTGCCGAGCCAAAGCATGTCACTTTCGACAAGAATGATACCCAGCCAGTGCACGTGAGCTTGAACATGCCCCCACCTCCCGCTCCTTCAGGTtcaagggaaaaggaaaaggaaaaggagggagacAAAGTGTTGGGAAGTGTGTTTGCTTTACCGTATAGGCTTTTGTACGCGGTGGCATGCCAGGACTCGGTCCTACTCTATGATACACAACAGGCTGGGCCTATAGCCATCTTCAAGGGACTACACTATGCTGGATTTACTGATGTCGCTTG GTCACCGGACGGACAAtgtcttttcctttcatccGCAGACGGCTACTgctccatcgtcatctttgaTCTTGGCGAGCTCGGAACTGTTCACCCTACCCAACAACATCACCGCCAACTGCAGGCAATCGCCCAGTCCCACAACAATGGGATTTCCACCCCCCTCCCACCATCACTTACTCATCGCGACTCTATCCATTCGTCACATTCCCAATCGGGCGCTTCCGCCACAGGTCACAGTCCCGCAGTCAGTCATGTGGCAAGACAAAGCCCAGCACCGGGAGTGGCAAGGAGTGATAGAGAAGGTTCAACAGCCAGTAGCGTGGTTGGTGCCAGCGGGTCAGTCTCTGCGTCTTTACTGTCAGTTTCCAATGTTGGAGGTGGTGCCAAAGCGCCCCCAAGTTCGGCGAGCTCAGTGACAGTGACGGACCAAGTGCTACCCACCCCGACACCTAGTGATACCGAAGGACCAAGTGCTGCTGGAGTTGATTTGGGTATTGCCGTGAgtcaggaagaggatgccAAGAAGCGTGAAGGAGCAGGCGAGACGACACAAGCCGAGGCcccaaagaagaagaggagggttGCGTTGACGCATTTGGGATCGGAGCAATAA
- a CDS encoding hypothetical protein (HMMPfam hit to AAA, ATPase family associated with various cellular activities (AAA), score: 583.6, E(): 1.5e-172), giving the protein MSGLPSLNAGITAAWNTSAPPQKKRTRRAIPLNDLPAPASPLDDSPAPATPAAPPRRKRPRAAPSVIAAKYAPPDLDLGALGGLQPQITQLLEIAALALFHPEIYLHTGVPRPKGVLLHGVPGGGKTQLVRCLAGELKLPFISVSAPSIVSGMSGESEKTLRDTFDEAKKVAPCILFLDEVDAITPKRENAQREMERRIVAQLLTCMDDLAASEEPVIIIGATNRPDSLDPALRRAGRFDHEIEMGVPSQEGREQILKVLCSKLRLSGDVDFRQLAKATPGYIGADLTALTTEAGIIAVKRIFDSGFGIGSGTDTPHDSEQGTVPEPDGAGMEAMAIDDRYTPFANLPDDVKETPIAKFLMSHPTALTSDQLSTISLTPADFLAALKIVQPSAKREGFATIPDVTWSDIGALSQTRDELHMAIVQPIRHPELFSVVGIDAPSGVLLWGPPGCGKTLLAKAVANESRANFISVKGPELLNKYVGESERAVRQVFARARSSSPCVIFFDELDALVPRRDDSMSESSARVVNTLLTELDGLDARKAVYVIGATNRPDMIDPAMVRPGRLDKLLYVDLPSPSERFEILKTHTKKTPINEDSWQAIKEIVASDKCDGFSGADIAALVREAATLALRAALESIGAFETPAEAEPEGIERKTDSVRVTAEHFAHAAQKTLPSVSREQRLKYERMRDKYAGVPTRGRRQREAEAEAASVAAAAAAKLASAGGAGTEARVEGEGMDVDEMGGARGGGVKEKAFVA; this is encoded by the exons ATGAGCGGGCTTCCCTCCCTCAATGCGGGCATCACCGCCGCCTGGAACACGAGCGCCCCGCcccagaagaagcggaCACGGCGGGCGATCCCCCTCAACGACCTGCCCGCCCCGGCGTCCCCCCTCGACGACTCCCCCGCCCCAGCGACCCCCGCCGCCCCcccgaggaggaagagaccGCGGGCCGCCCCGTCTGTGATCGCCGCAAAGTACGCGCCGCCCGACCTCGACCTCGGCGCACTCGGCGGGCTCCAGCCGCAGATCACCCAGCTGCTCGAAATCGccgccctcgccctcttccaCCCCGAGATCTACCTCCACACCGGCGTCCCCCGGCCGAAGGGCGTCCTGCTCCACGGCGTGCCCGGCGGCGGCAAGACGCAGCTCGTGAGATGCCTAGCGGGC GAGCTGAAGCTGCCCTTCATCTCCGTGTCCGCACCCTCCATAGTGTCCGGCATGTCGGGCGAGTCGGAAAAGACTCTGCGAGACACCTTTGACGAAGCCAAG AAAGTCGCGCCATGtatcctcttcctggaCGAAGTCGACGCCATCACGCCCAAACGTGAAAACGCCCAACGGGAAATGGAGCGCCGTATCGTGGCTCAGCTCCTGACATGTATGGACGATCTCGCGGCGAGCGAAGAGcccgtcatcatcatcggcgCGACGAACCGGCCTGATTCTCTGGATCCCGCGCTGCGACGAGCGGGCAGGTTTGACCACGAGATTGAGATGGGTGTGCCCTCGCAAGAGGGTCGAGAACA GATCCTCAAAGTACTCTGCTCCAAGCTGCGTCTCTCGGGCGACGTCGATTTCCGCCAACTCGCAAAGGCCACCCCAGGCTACATTGGCGCAGATCTGACCGCGCTCACCACCGAAGCAGGTATCATTGCCGTCAAGCGCATCTTTGATAGCGGTTTCGGTATCGGTAGTGGTACCGATACCCCTCATGACAGCGAACAAGGGACCGTCCCCGAACCCGATGGTGCAGGTATGGAAGCCATGGCGATTGACGACCGCTATACACCTTTTGCCAACCTGCCCGACGACGTCAAGGAGACGCCCATCGCCAAATTCCTCATGTCCCATCCAACCGCCTTGACTTCCGACCAGCTGtccaccatctccctcaCCCCCGCCGACTTTCTTGCCGCATTAAAGATCGTCCAGCCTTCGGCCAAGCGTGAAGGTTTCGCCACCATCCCCGACGTCACCTGGTCTGATATCGGCGCGCTCAGTCAGACCCGAGATGAACTGCACATGGCCATTGTGCAGCCTATACGGCACCCGGAACTGTTTAGCGTCGTGGGTATCGATGCGCCAAGTGGTGTCCTGCTTTGGGGACCCCCTGGCTGTGGTAAGACACTTTTAGCCAAGGCAGTCGCGAATGAGAGTCGAGCAAACTTTATCTCCGTCAAGGGCCCAGAGTTGCTCAACAAG TATGTTGGCGAGAGTGAAAGGGCGGTGAGGCAAGTATTTGCTCGGGCACgatcatcttccccctgtgtcatcttctttgacgAGCTGGACGCTCTCGTGCCCCGTCGAGACGATTCTATG TCTGAATCCTCGGCAAGAGTAGTCAACACGCTCCTTACCGAACTCGACGGTCTTGATGCTCGTAAAGCCGTCTATGTCATCGGCGCCACTAACCGTCCGGACATGATCGACCCCGCCATGGTCCGACCCGGTCGTCTCGACAAACTCCTCTACGTCGACCTGCCTTCACCTTCCGAACGTTTCGAAATCCTCAAGACCCACACCAAGAAGACGCCGATCAACGAGGATTCATGGCAAGCGATCAAGGAAATCGTCGCTTCCGACAAGTGCGATGGCTTTTCCGGTGCGGACATTGCGGCGCTCGTGAGGGAAGCTGCCACGCTCGCACTCCGAGCCGCTTTGGAGAGTATAGGCGCATTCGAAACACCGGCAGAGGCCGAGCCGGAAGGGATCGAGCGAAAGACGGATTCCGTCAGGGTCACAGCTGAACATTTTGCCCATGCAGCACAAAAGACGTTACCGAGTGTCTCCAGGGAGCAGAGATTAAAGTatgagaggatgagggacAAGTATGCGGGTGTGCCTACCAGAGGGAGAAGGCAGCGAGAGGCTGAGGCTGAAGCTGCttctgttgctgctgctgccgccgccAAGTTAGCAAGTGCCGGTGGAGCGGGAACGGAGGCCAgggtggaaggagaagggatggatgttgatgagatGGGCGGggcgagaggaggaggtgtgaaagaaaaggcgTTTGTCGCTTAG
- a CDS encoding hypothetical protein (Match to ESTs gb|CF187744.1|CF187744, gb|CF187743.1|CF187743) gives MKPVGSLSLGRKLPSAGSLLVGILVGLLVASLLRRGDSSTEAWRGSGVNKLRPNPVAGSSRLQRSQIMLPSIEQRLHILQLISTLSAHHTKECLRNPQPLYVEQVKERYAPLVGYKKPWSNSGWLGRLFGGKSDSQSTMASTTGNDRLDNIKRDLQARQHKYFFAINLYNSFDVIPDLFATLFRAAAILGYHNVFVSIYENGSNDQTKALLKIFDALARTVGLRIIIRTSMRTRGLFNHRIEYLAEVRNAAMLPLHELRDNDGEVFDSVVFMNDILPCVDDLLELIWQSRRQNAGITCAADYMYHDDIGAPVFYDNWVARDINGTALENAPFEQIFHHTESNHRFQRHLPIQVQSCWNGIAILDPTPFYEPPHVRFRMANLAQGECSASECSLICNDYFNAGYGRIIMVPRVKLAYDRKVWDIIHPERRNLTAIRGYKRIGGLPDDPHSDPQDRSWYGPHDRLFTPEETEELEFVPGPEYVWCWGWDGAGDLDGPDVDPIWEHMQPRSYSEEAIQIKHYRNMPGW, from the exons ATGAAACCCGTGGGATCGCTCTCCCTGGGCAGAAAACTGCCCTCGGCCGGATCGCTGCTCGTCGGCATCCTCGTAGGACTGCTCGTTGCTTCC CTGTTACGCCGGGGAGAT TCCAGCACCGAAGCATGGCGTGGTAGTGGTGTGAACAAGCTGCGGCCCAACCCCGTCGCGGGCTCGTCCCGTTTACAGCGCTCCCAAATCATGCTCCCCTCCATCGAGCAACgtctccatatcctccaACTCATCAGCACCCTCTCCGCCCACCACACCAAGGAGTGTCTCCGCAACCCGCAGCCGCTCTACGTCGAGCAAGTCAAGGAACGGTACGCGCCTCTTGTCGGGTACAAGAAACCGTGGTCCAACTCTGGCTGGCTGGGCAGACTGTTTGGCGGCAAGAGTGATTCCCAGTCGACCATGGCGTCGACCACTGGAAACGACAGGCTGGACAACATCAAGCGGGATCTGCAGGCGAGGCAGCACAAGTACTTTTTCGCGATCAACTTGTACAACTCGTTTGACGTCATCCCCGACCTCTTTGCGACACTCTTCCGAGCGGCTGCCATCTTGGGCTACCACAACGTCTTTGTCTCCATCTACGAAAACGGGTCCAACGACCAGACAAAGGCGCTCTTGAAGATTTTCGATGCCCTCGCGCGAACCGTCGGCCTGAGGATCATCATCCGAACATCTATGCGTACCCGAGGTCTGTTCAACCACCGTATCGAATACCTTGCCGAAGTCCGAAACGCCGCCATGCTGCCCCTCCACGAACTTCGTGACAATGACGGGGAAGTCTTTGACTCGGTCGTCTTCATGAACGATATCTTGCCCTGTGTCGACGACCTGCTCGAGTTGATTTGGCAGAGTAGGAGACAGAATGCGGGTATCACCTGTGCGGCGGATTACATGTACCACGATGATATC GGTGCTCCTGTATTCTACGACAACTGGGTCGCCCGTGACATTAACGGTACCGCGCTCGAGAATGCGCCTTTCGAGCAAATCTTCCACCACACTGAATCCAACCACCGATTCCAGCGACATTTGCCCATCCAAG TCCAATCGTGCTGGAACGGTATCGCTATTCTCGATCCCACTCCCTTTTACGAACCTCCTCATGTCAGGTTCCGAATGGCCAACTTGGCTCAAGGCGAATGCTCGGCGAGTGAATGCTCTCTCATCTGCA ATGACTACTTTAACGCCGGGTACGGACGGATCATCATGGTTCCCCGAGTCAAGCTCGCCTACGACCGAAAAGTCTGGGATATTATCCACCCCGAACGAAGAAATCTCACTGCTATCAGAGGTTACAAGCGTATCGGCGGTTTGCCGGATGACCCTCACTCGGATCCACAGGATAGGAGCTGGTACGGCCCGCACGATAGGTTGTTCACCCCCgaagagacggaagaaTTGGAGTTTGTACCCGGACCAGAGTATG TGTGGTGCTGGGGTTGGGACGGTGCTGGTGATCTTGACGGACCGGATGTGGACCCGATTTGGGAACACATGCAACCTAGGTCATACTCTGAAGAGGCGATCCAGATCAAGCATTACCGAAATATGCCTGGATGGTAG
- a CDS encoding hypothetical protein (HMMPfam hit to Ribosomal_L27, Ribosomal L27 protein, score: 184.9, E(): 1.6e-52) — protein sequence MFLRPTSIPSAVSQIRAQLFAGPSSLASQIQVRWASKAAGGKSKNGRESAGRRLGVKRYGDQYVTPGTIIVRQRGANFHPGQNVAVGKDFTIYALQPGYVKFYQHHLPYPHLSRPDQPGPQNVPSVKRPRQFRQFVGIARDREDKLPRDERAVGRERRFWGWPKEKVEVVPEAAVESAAGIQA from the exons ATGTTCCTCCGGCCAACTTCTATACCATCGGCCGTCTCGCAAATCAGAGCACAGCTTTTCGCTGGTCCTTCCT CTCTTGCTTCCCAAATCCAGGTACGATGGGCCTCGAAAGCAGCTGGTGGAAAGTCGAAGAATGGTAGAGAATCGGCTGGTAGGAGATTAGGTGTGAAGCGATATGGCG ACCAATATGTGACTCCTGGAACTATCATTGTGCGACAGCGAGGAGCCAATTTCCATCCCGGGCAAAATGTCGCTGTCGGCAAAGACTTTACCATTTACGCCCTTCAACCAGGCTACGTCAAGTTTTACCAACATCACCTTCCCTATCCCCATCTTTCACGACCCGACCAACCGGGTCCTCAGAATGTGCCGTCGGTAAAGAGGCCGAGGCAGTTTAGGCAGTTTGTGGGTATTGCGAGGGATAGGGAAGACAAGTTGCCGAGAGATGAGAGGGCTgtggggagggagaggagattCTGGGGTTGgcccaaggagaaggttgaggtCGTTCCCGAGGCGGCTGTTGAGAGCGCCGCGGGTATCCAGGCATAG